ATCAAGCTCTCGTGTGGCCCCTAAACACGAAGTTGGTGGGGTTTTACGATAAGCATAAATACTGTCATTCGGAATCCGGAATACAGTTGATGGCTTGCCTCAGATGGTGACCGATGCAACATGAAACAAATTTACAATGTTCATCTTCCTGTGTCGCGCATGCTAAACAGCAAGGCAGATTCCTTACCTGCCTAATGAAGGCATGACTCGACTTTGAGGATCTATCACATTCGTGAAGATATAGTTTATCTGGAGTTTGCTAACACTAGACTCCCAATATATCGACTATTCACGGCAGTCAAACCATCGCAGTAAAGGGTGGGAGTGGTTTTTGTTGGTCAGAGTGAGCAGACCtactattatttataaagctatGTATGGAGATATTCCGTGGGATATGGCCACACTCGTTGATTTCATGCGCATGTAAACGCCAGTTCAAGTCGGGAAGTTCGAGAAACCATATTGAAAACTGATATGAATCACCTACCTTCCTTTTTCCCTACGGAAAGTTACGGCGGAGGTTCGGCATGAGACGACGTCCCAGGGCGTATTGTGGCATCATTCTGGATTTCAAGGAAAGCCGAAACCAACGACAACTTACAAAGCTCGGTAATTGCTTCCTCTTTTCATTCCCGATTTTATGCCCGAGATTAAATGCGAATCGTTGGTACTATTCTGTGGGCAACTAAATAGAAGCCCATCTCAGGAAAATGCTTCCGACGGCTCTCTCATAACAACAGTTGCTTTTCGCTTTGCCCAGCAGCTTTGCCCAGAGAATTGTAAAATGCCGGCATAGTGGAAGAGGCCGGTGTTGGAATGGCGGGGATTGGTAATATTTCCTCCAACCATGACCGACGGCTTCTCCATTTACGCTGCGACATCAGCATAGTTAGCGTGAATTGCCAAGGAATTCTTCCTCGTATGAAAGCGATTGTTTGTGAAGCTACACACTATGTCTGGGGCTATTGCGGAGCCGATTTTGCCGATATAGACACAACTAGTGCGCGGAATAGGTGAGTGGTGATAGGCTCAATTTGGCAAAACAGTCTTTGTAAGGAACACAAATATGCCCGACGGGCAATTTACCATCCTGAATGGGAGATCTGGAGGATCTGAGCCTCAGGAATCATGAGCCGAGGGCGAGATATGTTGATTGGATGAGCGTCCTTCCACATACCGAATCTGTACAAGACTAACCTGGGGGTGGATTCTGTAGCGGCCGCCTTTCCCGTCTTGTGGCTATTGGTACTTTGTGCTTGAAGTTCTGAACTGATTAAACGCCCATCAAGGGCGATGCCAGGGATTCCCCGCGTCGAAACTCCATTATGAAAGTCAGGTTCCGGCATTCTTGTGGGGTTTAGTCCGGGGAGAGATGTTCGGAGTGATATTTACAATCGTCAAACTTCCCTTTCAGCGGTTAACTGCTTGAACGTGATGCGATCCGCGTGATAACCGACGGGCTTATAGCCTCATGACCTGGAGTATAAATACAGAAGAGGATGTAACACAAGAATCACCAACTTGTCTGGAGAGAGCAGCTCTTTCTTGAGTCTTCATAGCAGCTCAGCTTGTTCCTCGGCAAAGGGACAAGTTCTTCACAATGGGTCTTCCTCGAGCTTTGGTTGCGGCACTCGCCTACGGGTCAATCGCTCACGCGACCTACGATGTCTTTGACTATGTAGATCCTCTAATTGGAACCAGCAATGGAGGTAAATATCTCTGCATGACTGGATGGCATTCATGCGCAAAGGAACAGAATTAACAATACACATAGGACACGTCTTTGCCGGCGCAACTCTTCCATTCGGCCTTGCCAAGGCGGTAGCTGACTCTGTGAATGACAACGCTGGTGGTTATGCTTCAGATGGCGGTCCAAGTCAgttcatcatcctccaaaATTACAATTCTAGCATCTCTGGAATATTATAACTGACCATGACCCTCTAGTCACTGGCTTCTCTCACATGCATGACAGCGGAACGGGTGGTGTAAGCGATTTCCCTAATGGAGAATGAGGCAGTATCAGATGCTAACACGTCCAAGGGAGCTTCTCTTGGAAACTTTCCATTGTTCCCCCAGAGCGGCTGCTCTGGCGGAAACCTTGACAACTGCTACTTCACCAAATCAGACCGTCAGTCCCTGCCGATTAACAGCTCCATTGAGGCGCACCCTGGATACTTTTCGGTTACTCTCAATACCTCTATTAAGGCGGAGATGACTGTATCGAATAAGACGGCATTGTACCGCTTCACTTTCCCTGACCAGCCTGTGCCTATGAAGGGTGGCGACGCAACTGGGGACAACGCGATCCCGTATGAGCCTGTGATCCTGGCCGACTTGACGGATCTCTCCGATTCCCGGAGCAAGGGAAGCGTTTCTGTCGACGCTCACAGCGGAAGAATTACCGGTTCAGGCACATTCAATCCGTCTTTCGGAGTTGGCACGTACACTCTGTACTTCTGTACCGATTTCCAAGGAGCCAGTATCAAGAACACCGGCGTCTTTCAGAACAACCGAGCCGGCACCAACTTCAAGCAACTCAACACCGAAACTGCCACTGTTACCGGCCCTCCCGTGCCTGGCGGCGCATTCGTCCAGTTCAACAAGCCCAGCAATAACCAGATCATAGCCAGAGTTGGCCTGTCATTCATTAGTGTGAACCAAGCATGCAGCAATGCCCAGTCTGAGATCCCCAGGTTTGACTTCCAGGGAACTCAGGCGACTGCTGAGGATGCATGGCGACAGAAGCTGGGAGTTGTAAAGGTCGACACCACGGGAGTGTCTACAGACATTCTGACCACCTTCTATTCGGGACTGTATCGCTCCATGATCTCGCCTCAGGACTATACGGGAGAGAACCCTCTGTGGAAGAGCAGTGAGCCTTGTAAGTGTCATATTCAAAACCATTTCTTTGGAGAATTATTCATGAAATCATTTAAAGCTGACTGTAATAGACTATGACTCTTTCTACTGCATCTGGGATTCATTCCGCAGCATTCACCCACTGCTTACCATTGTCGACCCGTACAGTCAAACGCAGATGGTTCGCGCACTTATTGACATCTACCGCCACGAAGGAAAGCTTCCGGATTGCCGCATGACATTTTGTAAGGGCTGGACGCAAGGTGGTAGCAATGCTGATATTGTGCTTGTGGACGCATACTTGAAAGGCCTTCACAAGGGTGTTGATTGGCAGACCGGATATGAAGCTTTGATCTCGGATGCCGAAGGTATGGCTCACAGGTGTCCCCCTTTTCATCAAACCTACAATCATGATGCTGACATATTGCTAGATGAACCTGTAAACTGGGGTATCGAGGGACGTGGTGGATTGACCAGCTGGAAGACGCTTGGTTATATTCCCACTGACGACTTTGACCCCAACGGTAAGATTCTCCCAATATTATAGTATCCACGTTCGTATGGAGTACTCATATATCATTAGGTGTTGGTACATTCTCGCGATCCATCTCCCGAACAGTTGAATATGCCTACAACGACTTTTGCATTGCCGAGATGGCCGAGTCTCTGCACAAGAAGGCCGATGCCGAGAAGTATCTCAAGCGCTCTAAGAACTGGAAGAACATGTGGAACCCGAACCAAAACTCGTACATCTACATCACCAATCCCGATGGTTCTACCGGTTATGTCGACAGTGGCTTTTACGGCTTCCTACAGCCCAGATATCTGAACGGCACGTTTGGCTATCAGGACGCTATGATGTGCACTCCTATGTTCCGATTTGATGATTGTTATTTGGTTCCTACTGGCCATGAGGTAAGATTTCTACTACACCTCTTCTCTGACAACACATAAGACAATGTCGAGactttattttcttcactGTTGCTTACCCAATGTTTCCATCACAGACCTACGAGGGCAGCAGCTGGCTCTACACTTTCTTCGCCCCCCACGACATGGCCGACCTCATCACCACTCTTGGTGGCCCAGACACTTTCGTCAAGCGTCTCCAGTTTCTTCACAACACTCCCAACCTGCTCTACTTTGGTGATGAACAGGCCTTCcttctcgtcttcctcttccactATGCTGGTCGCCCGGGCCTGTCTTCGTACTTTGCCCACCACTACATCCCCTCGCAGTTCAATTCTGGTATTAACGGTATCCCCGGTAACGACGATTCCGGTGCCATGGGTGCCTTTAGCACTCTGACCATGATGGGCTTGTGGCCAATGGGAGGACAGAACGTCTATCTCATCCTGCCACCGTTCTTCCCCGAGATCAGCATCAAGAACGGACTGACGGGCAAGACGGCGACGGTGAAGAACATCAACTTTGATGGAGGCTATGAGAACATTTATATCCAGAGCGCTAAGCTCAACGGCAAGTCGTATACAAAGAACTGGATCACACATGACTTCTTTGCTAATGGAGGCGTGTTGGAGCTGACGCTGGGCAAGAACGAGAGCAGCTGGGGAACAGGCTCTGCCAGTCTGCCACCCAGCTTGGATCTAGACATCTAGACTTAGAGGATGAGCAAATTTAGTTTCGATAACTACGTTGgtagaatgaaagaaatTTTTCACAATCTTGCGCACAAGCGCTATTGAGGATCATCGTTTTTTCTCCAATTCATTCATCAAACATGATGAGCGTCTTTCTTGTCGGTATTAAAAGTCTAAGCTAGAGTCGAGTATCATTggtataataattttaacATGAAGCATCTTCACAACCTCCTACTCAATCACAATATTCTGACCTAAGCTTCTCATAGGTAACCTCCCCACCAATCCTTGGAGCCCACCAGAAGCTCTCATTACATCCTTTGCATCTTCCGCAAAAGCCATCCTCACCCTCCCTACGCGTTCCCATGTCCCCCTCCCTGTCTTTTCTACTACCAATAGCATCACCATAGTCTCTTCAACAAACCAGAGTACACTCAtttgctctccttgtccaTGTCGCATCAGATAGCTTTTGAGGCTTCCTATGCACTCTTCGCCTCCAAGACAAGCGGTTTCTGTGCCACTTCCGCGGCTCATTCGTACGTCGACACTGAGGCCGCTGAATTGCCAGCCGTCAGAGTGTGGCTTcgccttgaccttgtccagcaCCAACGGATCCTTGACATGGAGGGCATATTTTCCGGGTCGGAATCGCGGAGGGCCGGCGGCAGAGCTCATTTGTCCTCCAAAGTCGTATATCACGGAGCCATCAGGCGCTAATACTGCCATCTCAGGCGAGTATGTCCACTTGACAGATGATGGTTCGTTCCTCGTCAGTCGCGCGGCCGCAACGTAATGATGGGTGAGTATCTTTTTGcccttcaacttcatctcgGGATCATTGGAAGCGAGTGTAATGGATGAGAAGAGCTCCACGGGGCCAGACCATCCTGCCCACGACCAGCTCGGCAAGTGATTCCTCCGCCTGGCCTGTGTGCCAACTTTGTGATGCCAGAAACATGTTGATAAGGCGAAAAGATGTCTCGTTCTCGGCATTCCATTGTTTTCTTCTGTCGATTCAGAGGCCAGAGGTGCCCATATAGGGATCCCCACCAAATTGCTCAGTTTCCCCCTTCCAAGGGTGCTCTCCAGATCTCGCCATACTCCCAAGCTTGCATCCAACGAATCTTCGTCCCGACTCAAGTCCCTCCTTGTGTATTTCACAATATGTTGGTCGACTTCGCGGAATACACTCAGAGTGCTCGCTTCGCCCATCTTTTgaggcagcttcttccactGTTCCCAGCTGCCGTCCATATATGACACTCCGTTGAACAAGCCCGGACGCACGAAATCGTACATACGCTTCTCTTCGGCGTCATGATAGAATTCGAACGGCAAGTCTAGCGCCTCGGGGCAGGTCATGCCGTCGCACTCCCAGTACATCTGCTGTTCTGTGAAGACGAGGCGTCGTCGAGAGAGAAGTCCTTCTTGATAAGTCCATCCTCTAGTGTACCACGCTGAGCGCTCGATGAGAAGGCGTGGGTCCTGGAGGCTGGAAACAAGGGTTATGTTTGAAGTGGTGAATTTGTACTTTGGCTGAGCAGGTCTTGATGTTGATCCAACGCCGGGAAGGCCGTGCATGGCATTCTCgccagcggcggcaatgATGGTAAAGGCGGCTCCTCCGTATATCTCGTCCATCCGTTGAATGTGTTCCCTTTTCTCCTGTGGCCTATCATCACTCGTACAGAAGCGATCCACCCAGAGATATCGAAATCCAAGCTCAGTCACCACAGAAGCTGCATCTCGTACAACTTGTGGCCAGCTGCCATCAACATTTGCTTCGCCCCAGACATAGCTCAGTGCCACATAGTCATCACGCAGTGATCTTTCAACCACTTGTGGGCGTGACTGAGCACAGTCAATGAGCCGGAATCCCTGAATTTCTTTCCTCACCGGCCTCCGTGAACATCGTCCCTCGTGATGGGTGTCGCAAAAATGAAGCCACTCTCGCACAATGTTCAAGTCCGCGCTTTTGTCAATGTCGCGCCCCCAGATCCCTCTTTGCGTCCAAGAGGCATCGTCAGGCAAGCGGAATGATGGTGACGGCAGCGGAGATGCCGTTCCATCAGGGACTGTCAGCTGTCTCTCGCCACCCGTCCTCCCCCTAGCCATGTCTACCAGCATCTCGGGCCGCGTCCGGAGTAGCATGCCCGATTCTCGGAACCATTCGGGGTCCACATCGGGATCCTGGCCGCCGCCCTTCGTCTTGGAGATGACGGAGAAAAACGCTGGGCTGAGGCCCTTGGCTCGGCCCTTGGCCGGATGGTCCTGATTGTGCATCTTCGCTGAGTCAATGAAGTAACTCGTGTCGCGTGTCGATAGTGCCACCAGGTTATACTCTCCAGGCTCCTTGCTGGGCACATGAATCTCCCAAAAGAGCTTGCACATGGGACAAGTCGCAGCCCAGCGGTTCTCCTCCAGGTACCGAAGCCGAGATACAAAATGCTCTCTTGTTTCGAAATCTCCTGCAGCTCCTGCGCCATCTGCCGGCCTGGCGAAAGTGGCGTCGACTTCATCCATGGTTTCTTCAATCTCCGCCGCAAGACGTGCACATGATTCACAAAGAGCCGGATCTCGATTTACACCCAGTGACGACGGAGGCCGTGAGTTGGGTCGCGAACCCGAGGCGGCGTCAGAATGAGCCGACGGACTACGGCTCTTTTGCCCGCTCAAACGGCGAATGAGCGATGAGCGCCGTGACCCGGATTCGCTGGCTCCAGGCGACGAGTCGACGGTCAGATGCTGGATCATGTTTCGCAGGGGGTTCTTTGACCGGCGTCGCCCCGGCGAGGGCTGGTCAGCAGCGCCGGCAGATGCTCCGGGGTCCAGGTAGTCAGCCATGATGCATTTCCGGGGCTCCGCGTGCTCGTATGGAGTGCTTGGTGTTGTGAGATTTGACGTCTGCTATCAGTATCGTCGTGATGTTCACGCTGCGtcaaaagggggagagggacGCATGTGTGTTTTATGTTTATCTGCTGCGTTGTTTGACGGCCTGGCGCCAAACCGCCTGACCCCAGGCGGCTGGAGATTTGAATGACTTGAAAGGAGCGAATGAGTTGAATGGCTTCAAGCAGGCCGGcaggggaagaaaagggtCCGTAAATCTAGCGAGGGGTTTCAGACCGTCTAAAGTGGTGGGTTCCAGGTTTTTAATGAGGCGGTAATACAGAGTTTACGCTCCCGTTTTGCGAACCAGGAAGCTTTAGAGCAGCTGAAGAACGGACTGTCCATGTGATGGGAAGAGTTAATTATGAGGGGCTGGCTGAAGAAGTACCAAGAGGAGTGTGAAATGCACGTAGATAGATGCATGTGGCCTATATATATGCTACATGTATCGTCCTCTGCTAGGGAGGTAGTACCGCCTCATAATATTTTGAGAAACTCTGagccaaacaaacaaacctAAACCATCAATGCACACACACATGCTTGTACACAATGTAGCTTCTCATCGACACTGTGCCACTGTGCCACTAACAATCGCAgtcaagaaaaaaagacaaagaaaaaacccACAACCCCCCTCTCTTGCAGGTGGAGTTTGCCTCATTTACTCTATTAATAACCGCAATCTTGCTGAGCCGCCCAGCGAAATCACATATTGATCCCATAGCCATTGAGGCGCAGGGCATTCAAAAAAGAGCTGACCAAAAGCAACCCTGGCAAGCCGCATTTCCCTGGCCAGATTGGGTGGGGAAAAGGAGGCAAGCCGCTGAGATTGCAGATGATTTACGCCGCGATGGATCCCCCCTCATGCCTCATGCATGCATCAATGCACAGCTCCAATGCAAGATTCTGTGAAAGGCAGAAGCTAGTCCGGGCTTCGGCTTTTCACCCAGCAAACGCCGTCTAGCGGTCCATCGTGTCGTATCTTGATCTCTGTGATTGGCGCCGGCTACCGACCCTGACGGCACGCGACCAGACAGCCATGCAATAGCGAGCTACTAGCATTTCTCAGGCGGCTAGCACATGTTTGAAACAGGGAATCTGCCATGAAAGTGGCCCTAGAGTCGGCTGTCGTGAGATTCCGACAGTTGTGCTCACCGTCTGTGAGTCGGACTCTGATCCTCCTGGTCGGGCCATCCCTTGATCAACCCCATTCCACACATGGCATGCTCACGGCACTAAAATACTCAGCTCCTGTCCATGTTACGATCCGGTCCTCACCGCTTGGgtgcttctctttctctctttctctctcagcctCGATACCGCGGGCGCTGCCTCAAGCTCCGCTCCGCTCgtctcagctcagctcacGATAGGCACAGAGACGAAACTAGGTGCATGCAGAAGCAATACGGCAAGATCCGCAGCACGTTTGTGACCCAAAAAAAGCCCGAGCCCAGTAAATTCATCCTTGattcttttgtctttgcatGCACCTACTTGATCCATACTCCATACTTGGGATAGAATATGCATGGATCGTTCTATTGATGATCTAGAAATCCTTCACGAAAATAGAATCCAAAAACTAAGCcacctttttttgcttgagCTACACAATGACGACCCATCTTACTTATACTAACAGCTAGATGCCCGCTTCTCTCCACTCATCCCAAGCACGCACTGACATGTATTGCTCCGTAAAGCCGGGTTACGACTTTTGCGATGGTGTTCACGAGACAGTAGGCGGAGCGCAAGTGTAAGCTATCACAAT
The sequence above is drawn from the Trichoderma breve strain T069 chromosome 5, whole genome shotgun sequence genome and encodes:
- a CDS encoding glycosyl hydrolase family 92 domain-containing protein, which encodes MGLPRALVAALAYGSIAHATYDVFDYVDPLIGTSNGGHVFAGATLPFGLAKAVADSVNDNAGGYASDGGPITGFSHMHDSGTGGGASLGNFPLFPQSGCSGGNLDNCYFTKSDRQSLPINSSIEAHPGYFSVTLNTSIKAEMTVSNKTALYRFTFPDQPVPMKGGDATGDNAIPYEPVILADLTDLSDSRSKGSVSVDAHSGRITGSGTFNPSFGVGTYTLYFCTDFQGASIKNTGVFQNNRAGTNFKQLNTETATVTGPPVPGGAFVQFNKPSNNQIIARVGLSFISVNQACSNAQSEIPRFDFQGTQATAEDAWRQKLGVVKVDTTGVSTDILTTFYSGLYRSMISPQDYTGENPLWKSSEPYYDSFYCIWDSFRSIHPLLTIVDPYSQTQMGWTQGGSNADIVLVDAYLKGLHKGVDWQTGYEALISDAEDEPVNWGIEGRGGLTSWKTLGYIPTDDFDPNGVGTFSRSISRTVEYAYNDFCIAEMAESLHKKADAEKYLKRSKNWKNMWNPNQNSGFYGFLQPRYLNGTFGYQDAMMCTPMFRFDDCYLVPTGHETYEGSSWLYTFFAPHDMADLITTLGGPDTFVKRLQFLHNTPNLLYFGDEQAFLLVFLFHYAGRPGLSSYFAHHYIPSQFNSGINGIPGNDDSGAMGAFSTLTMMGLWPMGGQNVYLILPPFFPEISIKNGLTGKTATVKNINFDGGYENIYIQSAKLNGKSYTKNWITHDFFANGGVLELTLGKNESSWGTGSASLPPSLDLDI
- a CDS encoding heterokaryon incompatibility protein (HET) domain-containing protein, producing the protein MADYLDPGASAGAADQPSPGRRRSKNPLRNMIQHLTVDSSPGASESGSRRSSLIRRLSGQKSRSPSAHSDAASGSRPNSRPPSSLGVNRDPALCESCARLAAEIEETMDEVDATFARPADGAGAAGDFETREHFVSRLRYLEENRWAATCPMCKLFWEIHVPSKEPGEYNLVALSTRDTSYFIDSAKMHNQDHPAKGRAKGLSPAFFSVISKTKGGGQDPDVDPEWFRESGMLLRTRPEMLVDMARGRTGGERQLTVPDGTASPLPSPSFRLPDDASWTQRGIWGRDIDKSADLNIVREWLHFCDTHHEGRCSRRPVRKEIQGFRLIDCAQSRPQVVERSLRDDYVALSYVWGEANVDGSWPQVVRDAASVVTELGFRYLWVDRFCTSDDRPQEKREHIQRMDEIYGGAAFTIIAAAGENAMHGLPGVGSTSRPAQPKYKFTTSNITLVSSLQDPRLLIERSAWYTRGWTYQEGLLSRRRLVFTEQQMYWECDGMTCPEALDLPFEFYHDAEEKRMYDFVRPGLFNGVSYMDGSWEQWKKLPQKMGEASTLSVFREVDQHIVKYTRRDLSRDEDSLDASLGVWRDLESTLGRGKLSNLVGIPIWAPLASESTEENNGMPRTRHLFALSTCFWHHKVGTQARRRNHLPSWSWAGWSGPVELFSSITLASNDPEMKLKGKKILTHHYVAAARLTRNEPSSVKWTYSPEMAVLAPDGSVIYDFGGQMSSAAGPPRFRPGKYALHVKDPLVLDKVKAKPHSDGWQFSGLSVDVRMSRGSGTETACLGGEECIGSLKSYLMRHGQGEQMSVLWFVEETMVMLLVVEKTGRGTWERVGRVRMAFAEDAKDVMRASGGLQGLVGRLPMRSLGQNIVIE